In Reichenbachiella agarivorans, one genomic interval encodes:
- a CDS encoding FtsL-like putative cell division protein: MASNTYRNPDTTRSTGKRSFFSLLESFINVEKLFENGLPIQFLMPILYVTVLCIIYIGNLHFAEKSIRKISKLRVEVEDLRADYTTLKADYMFTSKQSEVAKKAKKLGLYESIDPPYKIILHSDE; encoded by the coding sequence ATGGCATCCAACACCTACCGAAATCCCGACACTACCAGATCCACTGGTAAGAGAAGTTTTTTTTCGCTGCTAGAGAGTTTTATCAATGTAGAAAAACTCTTTGAAAATGGTCTGCCCATACAATTCTTGATGCCAATTCTCTATGTGACTGTTTTGTGTATTATCTATATCGGCAACCTGCATTTCGCCGAAAAAAGCATCCGAAAAATCTCTAAGCTACGTGTAGAAGTAGAAGACCTCAGAGCGGACTATACCACCCTCAAGGCGGACTACATGTTTACCAGCAAGCAATCAGAAGTCGCCAAAAAAGCCAAGAAATTGGGACTTTATGAAAGCATCGATCCTCCTTACAAAATAATCCTGCATTCAGATGAGTAG
- a CDS encoding penicillin-binding protein translates to MSSNRRTILLRVRVAYLAILLFSFGVLYKIVRIQTVDGGKWKKKAESIGLQYRNVKATRGNIYSDNESLLATSLPFYKLAIDPSVPDDKVYKKGIDSLAYLLSRHFKDESVLDYKRKINNARIEGRRYLRLNRQKINYLDKKEMSKWPIFREGRMQGGVLFEKVDERFHPFSYLGYRTIGTTDEENRGTVGLEYSFNKYLTGRTGKALYQKFSGGNWKPVFDGTEVKPKNGYDIVSTINVDLQDVAESALARALYAHDADYGCVVVMEVETGEIKAISNLSKNSRGKYWESYNYAVGDQGSREPGSTFKLASMIALFEESRISLIDSVETGDGEMKFYDQVMKDHKPGGYGKLTVQEIFEKSSNIGTAKLIVKEFGDDPSKFTDRLKKMGLTEPLGFQMVGEGKPYIKTPKDSTWSGVSLPWMAHGYELMMTPLHTLTLYNAIANNGKMIQPLIVKEVKSADQVVERFKSKVINPKICSDVTLVKVKEMLEGVVQRGTAANISDSYYQIAGKTGTAKHVVNGRYTNKYYTSFAGYFPADKPKYSAIVVIDDPKGYRIYGSDVAAPVFKEIADRIYALDMELNNPFQGQDVMAGIFPVVRAGNQEELRRICNEFGISNHMDTESTWTKASISNNAIKWKSLDVNENVVPDVRGMTLKDALFILENKNMKVKFSGLGRVTDQSVLPGVSVNNNNSIELKLG, encoded by the coding sequence ATGAGTAGCAATAGGAGAACCATATTGCTTAGAGTCAGAGTGGCCTATTTGGCTATTCTGCTATTTTCTTTTGGGGTTTTGTACAAAATCGTGAGAATACAAACCGTCGATGGAGGAAAATGGAAGAAGAAGGCCGAATCTATCGGTTTGCAATACAGAAATGTAAAAGCAACCCGAGGTAATATCTATTCGGACAACGAAAGTCTGTTGGCTACTTCATTGCCATTTTATAAACTAGCGATCGACCCGTCCGTGCCTGACGATAAAGTGTATAAAAAGGGCATAGATAGCTTGGCCTATTTGCTGTCTCGGCATTTCAAAGATGAATCGGTACTCGACTACAAGCGAAAAATCAACAATGCTAGGATAGAAGGAAGGCGCTACCTGCGTCTCAATCGCCAGAAAATTAATTACCTGGACAAGAAGGAAATGTCCAAGTGGCCCATCTTCAGAGAGGGTCGTATGCAAGGTGGGGTTTTGTTTGAGAAGGTGGATGAAAGATTTCACCCTTTTTCGTATTTAGGATATCGTACCATTGGCACGACGGATGAAGAGAATCGTGGTACAGTTGGTTTGGAATATAGCTTCAACAAGTACCTCACGGGCAGGACTGGAAAGGCACTTTATCAGAAATTTTCTGGTGGAAACTGGAAACCAGTTTTTGACGGGACAGAAGTGAAGCCTAAGAATGGCTATGACATAGTCTCTACCATCAATGTCGATCTGCAAGATGTCGCAGAATCAGCCTTGGCAAGAGCGCTTTATGCCCATGATGCGGATTATGGTTGTGTGGTTGTGATGGAAGTGGAGACCGGAGAGATCAAAGCAATCTCTAACCTAAGCAAGAACAGTCGAGGAAAATACTGGGAAAGCTACAACTACGCAGTAGGTGATCAGGGATCAAGAGAGCCTGGGTCTACCTTCAAACTAGCGAGTATGATCGCGCTTTTCGAGGAATCTCGTATCAGCCTGATTGACTCTGTGGAGACAGGTGATGGGGAGATGAAATTTTACGATCAAGTCATGAAAGACCACAAGCCTGGGGGCTATGGCAAGCTGACTGTACAAGAGATTTTTGAGAAGTCATCCAACATCGGCACTGCCAAGCTGATTGTCAAAGAATTTGGAGATGACCCTTCAAAATTTACAGATAGACTCAAGAAAATGGGCTTGACTGAGCCATTAGGTTTTCAGATGGTAGGAGAGGGCAAGCCATATATCAAAACACCCAAGGACTCTACTTGGTCAGGGGTGTCTCTGCCATGGATGGCACACGGCTATGAGTTGATGATGACACCATTGCATACCCTGACGCTCTACAATGCCATCGCTAATAACGGCAAAATGATCCAGCCACTTATTGTCAAAGAGGTAAAGAGCGCAGATCAAGTTGTTGAGCGATTCAAGTCCAAAGTCATCAATCCAAAAATCTGTTCGGATGTCACTTTGGTGAAGGTCAAAGAAATGCTGGAGGGTGTAGTACAAAGAGGAACAGCAGCCAATATCAGTGATTCCTATTATCAAATCGCGGGCAAGACTGGTACCGCCAAGCACGTAGTGAACGGTCGTTATACCAACAAATATTATACTTCTTTCGCAGGGTATTTCCCAGCGGACAAACCCAAGTACAGTGCCATAGTTGTGATTGATGATCCCAAGGGATATAGAATCTATGGTAGTGATGTGGCAGCTCCTGTGTTCAAGGAGATTGCTGACAGGATATACGCTTTGGATATGGAGTTGAACAATCCGTTCCAAGGACAGGATGTGATGGCTGGGATATTTCCAGTAGTGCGTGCTGGCAACCAAGAGGAGTTGAGGAGGATATGTAATGAATTTGGGATTTCCAATCACATGGATACAGAGTCTACATGGACGAAGGCTAGCATATCAAACAATGCCATCAAGTGGAAATCTCTGGATGTGAATGAAAACGTGGTGCCAGATGTCCGAGGGATGACCTTGAAGGATGCCTTGTTTATACTAGAAAACAAGAACATGAAGGTCAAATTTTCGGGACTGGGGAGAGTTACCGATCAGTCGGTGCTACCAGGTGTTTCTGTCAATAACAACAACAGCATAGAATTAAAACTAGGATAG
- a CDS encoding UDP-N-acetylmuramoyl-L-alanyl-D-glutamate--2,6-diaminopimelate ligase, which translates to MKILKDILYNVNLTSVSGNMNIEIADVCFDSRAVKAGSLFVAVKGTQVDGHEYIERAIANGAVAVVCQEMPLLPDRSVTFVETAETHRALGFIASNFYGNPSKKLKLVGVTGTNGKTTTVTLLFRLFRSLGHNVGLLSTVKNQINDRTIKASHTTPDQVSLNRLLKEMVDEGCEYAFMEVSSHAIDQGRIAGLEFAGAVFMNISHDHLDYHLTFDNYIQTKKKLFDSLPATAFALVNLDDKRGQIMTQNTKATQYAFGLKFMTDYKAKIITNSYQGLELDINGQSVWFRLIGKFNAYNLLAVFAVADLLGEEQSEVLMMLSGIETAPGRFEAVNTDSSVRAIVDYAHTPDALENVLQTIDSFRTGNEKVITVVGCGGDRDREKRPVMASIAAKWSDKVIFTDDNPRNENPDMIIKEMMGGIGPTFVKKTLIIRDRREAIKTACSLASDHDIILVAGKGHETYQEIKGVRHDFDDRAILREMLELFKD; encoded by the coding sequence GTGAAAATACTAAAGGACATATTGTACAACGTCAACCTTACCTCGGTGTCTGGCAACATGAACATCGAGATAGCTGACGTGTGCTTTGACTCCAGAGCGGTCAAGGCAGGAAGTCTTTTTGTGGCTGTCAAGGGTACCCAAGTCGATGGACATGAGTACATCGAAAGGGCGATTGCGAACGGTGCTGTAGCAGTCGTGTGTCAAGAAATGCCGCTGTTGCCAGATAGGTCGGTCACTTTTGTTGAGACTGCTGAGACACATAGAGCCTTGGGCTTTATTGCTTCCAATTTCTATGGCAATCCATCCAAAAAATTAAAGCTGGTAGGAGTAACTGGCACCAATGGCAAGACTACTACAGTCACTTTGCTGTTCAGATTGTTTAGGTCTCTGGGACACAATGTGGGATTGCTCTCCACAGTCAAAAACCAAATCAATGATCGCACGATCAAGGCCAGTCATACCACACCTGATCAAGTTTCTCTCAATAGGTTGTTGAAAGAGATGGTAGATGAAGGCTGTGAATATGCCTTTATGGAAGTGAGTTCGCATGCCATTGATCAAGGGAGGATCGCAGGATTGGAGTTTGCAGGAGCAGTGTTTATGAATATCAGTCATGATCACTTGGACTATCATTTGACATTCGACAATTACATCCAAACCAAAAAGAAATTATTTGATTCGCTGCCTGCTACGGCATTTGCCTTGGTCAACCTAGATGACAAGAGAGGTCAAATCATGACACAAAATACCAAAGCTACACAGTATGCTTTTGGTCTCAAGTTTATGACGGATTACAAAGCCAAAATCATCACCAACAGCTACCAAGGTTTGGAGCTGGATATCAATGGTCAGAGCGTGTGGTTCAGATTGATTGGCAAGTTCAATGCCTACAATCTGTTGGCGGTATTTGCGGTAGCAGATCTTTTGGGAGAGGAGCAAAGCGAAGTGTTGATGATGCTCTCAGGGATCGAAACCGCTCCCGGGCGATTCGAAGCAGTGAATACGGACTCATCTGTGCGGGCGATTGTGGATTATGCACATACGCCCGATGCGCTGGAGAATGTACTGCAGACGATAGATTCGTTCCGAACAGGGAATGAAAAGGTGATTACAGTGGTAGGATGTGGTGGAGATCGCGATCGCGAAAAGCGCCCAGTGATGGCTTCTATTGCTGCCAAGTGGAGTGACAAGGTGATTTTTACCGATGACAATCCACGCAATGAGAATCCAGACATGATCATCAAAGAAATGATGGGAGGCATAGGGCCGACATTTGTCAAGAAGACCCTGATCATCAGAGACAGGAGAGAGGCGATCAAGACCGCATGTTCGCTAGCCAGTGACCATGATATTATTTTGGTAGCAGGCAAAGGACACGAAACTTACCAAGAGATCAAGGGCGTGAGACACGACTTTGATGACAGAGCGATATTAAGAGAAATGTTAGAACTATTTAAGGACTAA
- the mraY gene encoding phospho-N-acetylmuramoyl-pentapeptide-transferase, with amino-acid sequence MLYYLFDYLEKEFNLAGAGVFQYISFRAGLAIALSLLITIFFGKKIIEMLQRQQMGESIRDLGLQGQMEKKGTPTMGGIMIIAAIVIPTLLVAKLDNIYVILLIVTALWMGVIGFVDDYLKIKKKNKDGLSGRFKIIGQVMIGLIVGITMVMHSDIDVRNFPHSRDTTLRFEERFSDYEDQKSTITTIPFVKNNEFDYEWLLPDFLDPYTDVLYVLVVIFIVTAVSNGANITDGLDGLAAGTSAIIGIALAILAYVSGNVIFADYLNIMYIPGSGETVVFALAFVGACVGFLWYNSYPAQVFMGDTGSLSLGGVIAVMAFLIRKELLIPILCGIFVIENLSVIIQVSYFRYTKKKYGEGRRVFLMAPLHHHYQKKGIHETKIVTRFWTTGILLAILTLVTLKLR; translated from the coding sequence ATGCTATACTATCTATTTGATTATCTCGAAAAAGAATTCAATCTGGCAGGCGCTGGGGTGTTTCAGTACATCTCTTTTCGTGCAGGTCTAGCGATAGCTTTGTCCTTGTTGATTACCATTTTCTTTGGGAAGAAAATTATAGAAATGCTGCAGCGGCAGCAGATGGGAGAGTCTATCAGAGACCTAGGATTGCAAGGTCAGATGGAAAAGAAAGGAACGCCTACCATGGGAGGCATCATGATTATCGCAGCGATTGTCATTCCTACTTTGTTGGTGGCTAAATTGGATAACATCTACGTCATTTTGTTGATTGTGACAGCACTTTGGATGGGGGTGATTGGTTTTGTAGATGATTATCTCAAAATCAAGAAGAAGAACAAAGATGGTCTATCGGGTCGCTTCAAAATCATCGGCCAGGTGATGATCGGCTTGATCGTAGGGATTACCATGGTCATGCACAGTGATATAGATGTGAGGAATTTCCCTCATTCAAGAGATACGACACTCAGGTTTGAAGAAAGATTCTCTGATTATGAGGATCAGAAAAGTACAATTACTACCATTCCTTTCGTCAAAAACAATGAGTTTGACTATGAGTGGTTATTGCCTGATTTCTTAGATCCATACACCGATGTTTTGTATGTGTTGGTGGTGATTTTTATCGTCACGGCGGTGTCTAATGGAGCCAACATCACTGACGGACTGGATGGTTTGGCAGCAGGCACTTCGGCGATCATCGGGATTGCTTTGGCGATACTCGCTTATGTATCGGGCAACGTGATCTTCGCGGATTACCTCAACATCATGTACATCCCCGGCTCGGGCGAAACGGTGGTGTTTGCATTGGCATTTGTGGGTGCTTGCGTTGGTTTCTTGTGGTACAATTCCTATCCCGCGCAGGTTTTTATGGGTGATACAGGGAGTCTCTCTCTTGGTGGTGTGATTGCTGTGATGGCATTCCTGATTAGAAAAGAATTATTGATTCCAATACTCTGTGGAATCTTCGTGATCGAAAACCTGTCTGTGATCATACAGGTGAGTTATTTCAGATATACTAAAAAGAAATACGGTGAAGGGAGAAGGGTCTTTTTGATGGCTCCTCTGCACCACCATTATCAGAAAAAGGGAATACATGAAACCAAAATCGTGACACGATTTTGGACGACTGGGATTCTGCTAGCGATTTTGACATTGGTAACATTGAAGTTGAGATAA
- the murD gene encoding UDP-N-acetylmuramoyl-L-alanine--D-glutamate ligase: MNTGSKHSIAILGSGESGMGALRLAVKQGLSVFLSDGGSIAEAKKAEITALGANFEEGGHSIELIKKYPEVVKSPGIPEKAQIIKDIRAAAIPVISEIEFASRYTSAKIVGITGSNGKTTTTLLTTHLLKSGGLHVESAGNVGNSFCDLLLNATPDVIVLELSSFQLDDIAAFKPDVAILLNVTADHLDRYNYKMANYAAAKFRIFENMTENGLAITNADDAWVFGQVAKLATRQNLFSVQNRIHGGAYFDADHLIFDTEKDIEIIPTDELPLIGKHNYYNQMAAILTAIELGVSFHDIVKGLKTFVNAAHRLEKVAVIEEVTFINDSKATNVDAVFYALDAMNADVIWIAGGVNKGNDYAQIKSLVQTKVKGLVCLGTDNAHLIDEFSTDVEKIEEVQSAEAAIHLAFEWAKSGDIVLLSPACASFDLFKNYEDRGAQFKAATLKLKESQSKTLRS, encoded by the coding sequence GTGAATACGGGCAGCAAACATAGCATAGCAATATTGGGCAGCGGCGAAAGCGGCATGGGAGCATTGCGTCTGGCTGTGAAGCAGGGATTGTCTGTGTTCTTGTCAGACGGCGGCTCAATCGCAGAAGCCAAAAAAGCAGAAATCACGGCACTTGGAGCAAACTTTGAAGAAGGAGGACATAGCATAGAACTGATCAAAAAGTACCCAGAAGTTGTCAAAAGCCCTGGTATCCCTGAGAAAGCACAGATCATCAAAGACATCAGAGCAGCAGCGATCCCAGTGATCTCTGAGATAGAATTTGCCAGCAGATACACAAGCGCCAAAATCGTGGGTATCACAGGATCTAATGGCAAAACCACGACGACCCTCTTGACTACTCATTTGCTGAAAAGCGGGGGACTCCATGTCGAGTCAGCTGGTAATGTAGGAAACAGTTTCTGTGACTTGTTGTTGAATGCTACCCCTGACGTGATCGTTTTGGAGTTGAGCAGTTTTCAGTTAGATGATATAGCAGCTTTCAAACCTGATGTGGCTATTCTGCTCAATGTGACGGCAGATCACTTGGATCGCTACAACTACAAAATGGCCAATTATGCAGCGGCCAAATTCAGAATATTCGAAAACATGACTGAAAACGGTCTTGCCATCACCAATGCAGATGATGCTTGGGTCTTTGGTCAAGTAGCCAAATTAGCTACTCGCCAAAACTTGTTTTCGGTTCAAAACCGAATCCATGGTGGGGCATACTTTGATGCGGATCATTTGATTTTTGATACGGAGAAAGACATTGAAATCATCCCAACAGATGAATTGCCCTTGATCGGCAAGCACAATTATTACAACCAGATGGCGGCTATTCTGACGGCTATCGAGTTGGGTGTTTCTTTCCATGATATTGTGAAAGGATTGAAGACCTTCGTCAATGCAGCACATCGACTGGAGAAAGTGGCCGTGATAGAGGAGGTTACTTTCATCAATGACTCCAAAGCCACAAATGTCGATGCGGTGTTTTATGCGCTGGATGCGATGAATGCAGATGTGATTTGGATCGCTGGTGGTGTGAATAAAGGAAATGATTACGCGCAAATCAAGTCTTTGGTGCAAACCAAAGTCAAAGGGTTGGTTTGTCTAGGCACAGACAATGCACACCTGATCGATGAGTTTTCGACAGATGTCGAAAAAATAGAAGAAGTACAGTCTGCGGAGGCTGCTATTCACTTGGCTTTTGAGTGGGCCAAGTCTGGAGACATCGTATTGCTCTCTCCAGCCTGCGCGAGTTTTGATTTGTTCAAAAACTACGAAGATCGTGGTGCTCAATTCAAGGCAGCGACATTGAAATTAAAAGAAAGTCAATCTAAAACATTGCGATCATGA
- a CDS encoding FtsW/RodA/SpoVE family cell cycle protein encodes MIKEWTDKHIKGDPVIWFIVITLSVLSILVVYSATGTLAYNRMEGNTEHYLIKHSMLVGLSWFAMWVAHKIDYRYYSKLSRMALWLSVPLLFITWKFGVNINEASRWITVPFINQAFQPSDLAQFALIVTLASMLAKRQDNIDDIKESLIPMLLWIGLICGLIAMTNLSTAALIFATCMLVMFIGRVPIKYLALLLLIGGLAGATAMAIGQRGGTAVHRIESFLSEDDLPFQAEQSYIAIANGGLIRFAPGKSQQKNFLPHPYSDFIYAIIIEEYGMLGGAVVLFLYLALLYRGMRMVSTSEKTYGGLLAAGLSFALVLQALVNMAVAVGLVPITGLTLPLVSMGGTSQLFVGVAIGIILSVSRGELEDIGSTPVTENRVRKEKLGVA; translated from the coding sequence ATGATCAAAGAATGGACTGACAAGCATATCAAAGGAGACCCAGTGATTTGGTTCATTGTGATCACCCTGTCTGTGCTCAGTATCTTGGTGGTGTATAGCGCGACGGGTACTTTGGCCTACAACAGGATGGAAGGCAATACCGAGCATTACCTGATCAAACACTCTATGCTGGTAGGGTTGAGCTGGTTTGCGATGTGGGTCGCGCATAAGATTGACTATAGATATTATTCCAAATTGTCAAGAATGGCACTATGGCTTTCGGTACCCCTGTTGTTTATCACGTGGAAATTCGGGGTAAATATCAACGAAGCATCTAGGTGGATCACTGTACCATTCATCAATCAGGCATTTCAACCATCGGATTTGGCACAATTCGCACTGATAGTGACTTTGGCATCCATGCTCGCCAAGCGTCAGGACAATATTGATGACATCAAAGAATCATTGATTCCGATGTTGCTATGGATTGGGTTGATCTGTGGATTGATTGCCATGACAAACCTGTCCACTGCTGCCTTGATTTTTGCCACTTGTATGTTGGTGATGTTCATTGGTCGAGTACCGATCAAATATTTGGCTTTGCTGCTTTTGATTGGTGGGCTGGCAGGAGCTACTGCGATGGCGATTGGTCAGAGAGGTGGGACGGCAGTGCACAGGATAGAATCATTCCTCTCAGAGGACGACCTTCCTTTCCAGGCAGAGCAGTCTTACATCGCGATTGCCAATGGCGGATTGATCCGATTCGCTCCAGGCAAAAGCCAACAAAAGAATTTTTTGCCTCATCCCTATTCGGATTTTATCTATGCGATCATCATCGAGGAATATGGGATGCTAGGTGGAGCAGTGGTGCTGTTTCTGTATTTGGCATTGCTCTATCGAGGCATGCGCATGGTGTCTACGAGTGAAAAGACTTATGGAGGGTTGCTAGCAGCTGGGCTGAGCTTCGCGCTGGTTTTGCAAGCGCTCGTCAACATGGCCGTAGCTGTGGGATTGGTGCCGATTACTGGATTGACACTGCCTTTGGTCAGCATGGGAGGTACATCGCAGCTTTTCGTGGGCGTGGCGATTGGTATCATCTTGAGCGTGAGCAGAGGAGAGTTGGAGGATATCGGGAGTACACCTGTGACAGAAAATAGAGTAAGGAAAGAAAAATTGGGCGTAGCATAA
- the murG gene encoding undecaprenyldiphospho-muramoylpentapeptide beta-N-acetylglucosaminyltransferase, which yields MSGDRTYRIMISGGGTGGHIYPAISIANALKENYPSTEFLFVGAKGRMEMEKVPEAGYKIVGLWISGLQRSLKLSNLMFPLKVVVSILKSFYLLRKFRPDVVVGVGGYASGPMLFAATKRGIPTLIQEQNGYAGLTNKLLAKRVDKICVAYDGMSRFFPKDRIISTGNPVRNDLLNVDEKKAQGLAHFGFDSGKKTLLVIGGSLGARTINNALAEGVERLLAQGFQVLWQTGKIYIDEMLERTAALTSPSLKVLPFIKEMDLAYAAADVIISRAGASSISELCLVGKPVIFVPSPNVAEDHQTKNALAMVSKEAAEHVSDQVAGQHLVNESILLLMDEDRQHLLINNMKKLGKPNAAKDIAREIIQLVKA from the coding sequence ATGTCAGGAGATAGAACATATCGCATCATGATCAGTGGAGGAGGTACAGGGGGACATATCTATCCTGCGATTTCTATTGCTAATGCTTTGAAGGAAAATTATCCATCGACAGAGTTTTTATTCGTAGGAGCAAAGGGAAGGATGGAGATGGAAAAAGTGCCTGAGGCAGGTTATAAGATCGTAGGCCTGTGGATCAGCGGCTTGCAGAGAAGCTTGAAACTGAGCAACCTGATGTTTCCTCTGAAAGTCGTTGTGAGCATTTTGAAGTCTTTCTATTTGTTGAGGAAATTTAGACCTGATGTGGTCGTGGGAGTTGGCGGATATGCCAGTGGTCCCATGCTTTTTGCTGCTACGAAGAGAGGGATTCCTACTTTGATCCAAGAGCAAAATGGCTATGCAGGATTGACTAATAAATTGCTGGCAAAACGGGTCGACAAGATCTGTGTGGCCTATGATGGCATGTCTCGTTTCTTTCCCAAAGACAGAATCATCTCTACAGGAAATCCTGTGAGAAATGACTTGCTGAATGTGGATGAAAAGAAGGCGCAAGGCTTGGCTCACTTTGGGTTTGACAGTGGCAAAAAGACCCTGTTGGTGATCGGTGGTAGCCTAGGCGCACGCACGATCAACAATGCATTGGCCGAAGGCGTGGAGAGGTTGCTTGCGCAGGGATTTCAAGTGCTATGGCAGACTGGCAAAATCTATATAGATGAGATGTTGGAGCGAACTGCTGCTTTGACCAGCCCATCACTGAAAGTGCTGCCTTTTATCAAAGAAATGGATTTGGCTTATGCCGCGGCAGATGTGATCATTTCAAGAGCAGGCGCTTCGTCGATCTCAGAACTGTGTTTGGTAGGCAAGCCGGTTATTTTTGTGCCATCTCCTAATGTGGCCGAAGATCATCAGACTAAAAACGCCCTTGCCATGGTGTCCAAAGAAGCCGCCGAACATGTGTCAGATCAGGTAGCCGGACAGCACTTGGTCAACGAGTCGATCTTGTTATTGATGGACGAAGACAGGCAGCATTTGCTGATTAACAACATGAAAAAACTAGGCAAACCAAACGCCGCTAAAGATATCGCAAGAGAAATCATACAATTGGTAAAAGCATGA
- the murC gene encoding UDP-N-acetylmuramate--L-alanine ligase, producing MKLEEVHSVYFLGIGGIGMSAIARWFHANGYFVSGYDKTSTVLTKQLETEGIVIHYTDDVSLISDKIKSDKVGSLIIFTPAVPKDLKELAYFRAEGFEVFKRSQVLGMLTQSKFTIAVAGTHGKTTTSSMVAHLLKSIGVDCSAFIGGIMTNYNSNLLIGTNDEVMVVEADEFDRSFLTLHPDIAIITATDADHLDIYGDRNALKDSFKDFIKNIKANGTLFLEEKVAKDLDIHSLENVSVVTYGLKEGQIKSTNLTIDNGDFYFDWVSANREIKNLKLAMPGFHNVSNALAALSAVSGFEDSDEKIKAGLASYKGVKRRFEYIIKSADCVFIDDYAHHPEEIRALLESVRAIYPDREITVVFQPHLFSRTRDFMDGFAESLSLADHVVLLDIYPARELPIEGITSDVIKEKINTKSVHSYVKDDVLDYFEAHQPDLVLTVGAGDIDTLVLPIKQKLEKK from the coding sequence ATGAAGCTAGAGGAAGTACATAGCGTTTATTTTTTAGGGATCGGAGGGATCGGGATGAGTGCCATCGCAAGATGGTTTCATGCCAATGGTTACTTCGTGTCTGGCTATGACAAGACTTCAACCGTGCTGACCAAGCAATTGGAAACCGAAGGGATCGTGATTCACTATACAGACGATGTGTCTTTGATTTCGGATAAAATCAAATCAGACAAGGTCGGTAGCTTGATCATATTTACGCCTGCTGTACCCAAGGATTTGAAAGAACTGGCCTACTTCAGAGCAGAAGGTTTTGAGGTATTCAAGCGCTCGCAGGTGTTGGGGATGCTCACTCAGTCCAAGTTCACGATTGCAGTAGCGGGCACACATGGCAAGACAACCACTTCGTCTATGGTGGCGCATTTGCTCAAATCTATCGGAGTGGATTGTTCGGCCTTCATCGGTGGTATCATGACCAATTACAACTCTAACCTGCTGATCGGGACCAATGACGAGGTGATGGTGGTAGAGGCGGACGAGTTTGATCGATCATTCTTGACTTTGCATCCAGACATTGCCATTATCACGGCGACTGATGCGGATCACTTGGATATCTATGGGGATAGAAATGCGCTGAAGGATTCCTTTAAGGATTTCATCAAAAACATCAAAGCCAATGGGACTTTGTTCTTGGAAGAAAAGGTAGCCAAGGATTTGGATATCCATAGCTTGGAAAATGTGTCTGTCGTGACCTATGGATTGAAAGAAGGGCAAATCAAGTCGACAAACTTGACGATTGACAATGGGGACTTTTATTTCGATTGGGTATCTGCCAATCGCGAAATCAAAAACTTGAAACTGGCCATGCCAGGCTTCCACAATGTCTCCAATGCCTTGGCAGCTCTGTCTGCAGTGTCAGGCTTTGAGGACAGTGACGAAAAGATAAAAGCAGGATTGGCGAGTTACAAAGGGGTCAAGAGACGCTTTGAGTACATCATCAAGTCTGCAGATTGTGTATTCATAGATGATTATGCACATCATCCTGAGGAGATCAGAGCCTTACTGGAGTCAGTCAGAGCGATCTATCCCGACAGAGAAATAACAGTGGTTTTTCAGCCACATTTGTTCAGCCGTACCCGAGATTTTATGGACGGTTTTGCAGAGAGCTTGTCGCTGGCGGATCACGTGGTTTTGTTGGATATCTATCCAGCCAGAGAGCTGCCGATTGAGGGGATTACCTCTGATGTGATCAAAGAGAAAATCAACACAAAATCTGTTCATTCCTATGTCAAGGATGATGTCCTAGATTATTTCGAGGCACATCAGCCTGATTTGGTATTGACAGTGGGAGCAGGAGATATAGATACTTTGGTATTGCCTATCAAACAAAAACTAGAGAAGAAATGA